In the genome of Dunckerocampus dactyliophorus isolate RoL2022-P2 chromosome 6, RoL_Ddac_1.1, whole genome shotgun sequence, one region contains:
- the LOC129182988 gene encoding serine protease HTRA1A-like isoform X2 — translation MFAWRPEMMLLLLVTGNIIMCVLGSPGNLTLQTRDTNKTNNSLLWEEASDPVQSFAMSEGIQINITDDTQMVVLSSAPAHVSEGDRVTLRCTSAFSFLQPEVLWYRDGYLLGESGPALKLGPLTASDSGNYTCALARNRTTMSPPFSLNVDAHQSSPHNLDGLRYTLSDTVKKVAAAIVHVRFTYWGYHEYSPGFIVSEDGLVVVDNFWFSEKRLVKNLQVNLTSGAMFDGEIKDLDLTHGHAVIKINTTTKLPFVRLGDSADLQLGETLLAMNKWNWNVTLFGTIKELDGRHIEMEEISGCGTPDGPLVTLDGQVVGFIRGDATSLTTNFIRESLDKIKGINGREVHRRQDD, via the exons ATGTTTGCTTGGCGTCCAGAGATGATGCTCTTGTTGCTCGTGACAG GTAACATCATCATGTGTGTGTTGGGCAGTCCTGGAAACCTCACACTTCAGACCCGTGACACCAACAAGACAAACAACTCCCTCTTGTGGGAGGAAGCTTCCGACCCCGTGCAAAGTTTTGCCATGTCCGAGGGGATCCAGATCAACATCACCG ATGACACTCAGATGGTGGTTTTAAGCTCCGCCCCCGCCCATGTGAGCGAGGGTGACAGAGTGACCCTGAGATGCACTTCCGCCTTCTCCTTCCTCCAGCCGGAAGTCCTCTGGTACCGAGATGGCTACCTCCTCGGTGAATCTGGCCCAGCTCTGAAGTTGGGCCCCCTGACTGCGAGCGATTCCGGCAACTACACGTGCGCGCTGGCGAGGAACAGGACCACCATGTCGCCGCCCTTCAGCCTGAACGTTGACGCGCATCAATCCA GCCCACACAACCTGGACGGTCTTCGCTACACCTTGTCTGACACGGTGAAAAAGGTCGCAGCCGCCATCGTTCACGTCCGCTTCACATACTG GGGCTATCACGAGTACTCTCCTGGCTTCATCGTGTCTGAGGACGGACTGGTCGTCGTTGACAACTTCTGGTTCAGCGAGAAGAGGCTTGTAAAG AACCTGCAGGTGAACCTGACGAGTGGTGCCATGTTTGACGGAGAGATCAAAGACTTAGACCTGACCCATGGCCACGCTGTGATCAAGATCAACACAACT ACCAAACTGCCATTTGTTCGGCTCGGCGACTCGGCGGACCTTCAGCTTGGTGAGACGCTGCTGGCCATGAACAAGTGGAACTGGAATGTAACCCTGTTTGGGACCATCAAGGAACTGGATGGCAGACACATCGAAATGGAAGAGATCAGCGGG TGCGGCACCCCAGATGGTCCACTTGTCACCTTG GACGGACAAGTGGTCGGCTTCATCAGGGGTGATGCAACTTCTTTGACCACCAACTTCATCAGAGAGAGCCTGGACAAGATCAAAG GGATAAACGGCAGAGAAGTACATCGGCGCCAGGATGATTAG
- the LOC129182988 gene encoding serine protease HTRA1B-like isoform X1: protein MFAWRPEMMLLLLVTGNIIMCVLGSPGNLTLQTRDTNKTNNSLLWEEASDPVQSFAMSEGIQINITDDTQMVVLSSAPAHVSEGDRVTLRCTSAFSFLQPEVLWYRDGYLLGESGPALKLGPLTASDSGNYTCALARNRTTMSPPFSLNVDAHQSSPHNLDGLRYTLSDTVKKVAAAIVHVRFTYWGYHEYSPGFIVSEDGLVVVDNFWFSEKRLVKNLQVNLTSGAMFDGEIKDLDLTHGHAVIKINTTTKLPFVRLGDSADLQLGETLLAMNKWNWNVTLFGTIKELDGRHIEMEEISGCGTPDGPLVTLDGQVVGFIRGDATSLTTNFIRESLDKIKGWCSLHTGVNMRMNICVVLSRDKRQRSTSAPG from the exons ATGTTTGCTTGGCGTCCAGAGATGATGCTCTTGTTGCTCGTGACAG GTAACATCATCATGTGTGTGTTGGGCAGTCCTGGAAACCTCACACTTCAGACCCGTGACACCAACAAGACAAACAACTCCCTCTTGTGGGAGGAAGCTTCCGACCCCGTGCAAAGTTTTGCCATGTCCGAGGGGATCCAGATCAACATCACCG ATGACACTCAGATGGTGGTTTTAAGCTCCGCCCCCGCCCATGTGAGCGAGGGTGACAGAGTGACCCTGAGATGCACTTCCGCCTTCTCCTTCCTCCAGCCGGAAGTCCTCTGGTACCGAGATGGCTACCTCCTCGGTGAATCTGGCCCAGCTCTGAAGTTGGGCCCCCTGACTGCGAGCGATTCCGGCAACTACACGTGCGCGCTGGCGAGGAACAGGACCACCATGTCGCCGCCCTTCAGCCTGAACGTTGACGCGCATCAATCCA GCCCACACAACCTGGACGGTCTTCGCTACACCTTGTCTGACACGGTGAAAAAGGTCGCAGCCGCCATCGTTCACGTCCGCTTCACATACTG GGGCTATCACGAGTACTCTCCTGGCTTCATCGTGTCTGAGGACGGACTGGTCGTCGTTGACAACTTCTGGTTCAGCGAGAAGAGGCTTGTAAAG AACCTGCAGGTGAACCTGACGAGTGGTGCCATGTTTGACGGAGAGATCAAAGACTTAGACCTGACCCATGGCCACGCTGTGATCAAGATCAACACAACT ACCAAACTGCCATTTGTTCGGCTCGGCGACTCGGCGGACCTTCAGCTTGGTGAGACGCTGCTGGCCATGAACAAGTGGAACTGGAATGTAACCCTGTTTGGGACCATCAAGGAACTGGATGGCAGACACATCGAAATGGAAGAGATCAGCGGG TGCGGCACCCCAGATGGTCCACTTGTCACCTTG GACGGACAAGTGGTCGGCTTCATCAGGGGTGATGCAACTTCTTTGACCACCAACTTCATCAGAGAGAGCCTGGACAAGATCAAAGGTTGGTGCAGCCTTCACACTGGTGTCAACATGAGGATgaacatttgtgttgttttgagcAGGGATAAACGGCAGAGAAGTACATCGGCGCCAGGATGA